A region from the Flavobacterium enshiense genome encodes:
- the nuoF gene encoding NADH-quinone oxidoreductase subunit NuoF, translated as MGTKILLDKINIPGIKTYEVYRANGGYASVEKALKTLTPDEVTEEVKTSGLRGRGGAGFPMGLKWSFIDKKSGKPRHLVCNADESEPGTFKDRYLMEYIPHLLIEGMITSSYALGANLSYIYIRGEYMWVYKILERAIKEAYAAGWLGKNILGTDFSLDLHVHCGAGAYICGEETALIESLEGKRGNPRIKPPFPAVSGLWTNPTVVNNVESISAVPWIVMNSGEEYAKIGVGRSTGTKLISASGHIKNPGVYEIELGLSVEEFMNSDEYLGGMMNDRPLKALVPGGSSVPILPANLIYKTAAGEDRLMTYESLSDGGFATGSMLGSGGFIVYNDTTCIVRNTWNFSRFYHHESCGQCTPCREGTGWLEKVLHRIEHGHGRMEDIDLLWDIQSKIEGNTICPLGDAASWPVAAAIRHFREEFEYHIRFPERIKNRDHFVNEPFEKVRNLV; from the coding sequence ATGGGAACAAAGATATTATTAGACAAGATAAATATTCCGGGTATCAAAACCTATGAAGTATATCGCGCTAACGGTGGCTATGCTTCTGTGGAAAAAGCATTGAAAACATTAACTCCGGATGAAGTTACCGAGGAAGTAAAAACATCAGGTCTTCGCGGACGTGGTGGTGCCGGTTTCCCGATGGGACTGAAATGGAGTTTTATTGATAAAAAATCAGGTAAACCAAGACATTTGGTTTGCAACGCCGACGAATCCGAGCCGGGAACGTTCAAGGATCGTTATTTAATGGAATACATTCCACACTTATTGATCGAAGGAATGATTACTTCAAGTTATGCCCTGGGTGCTAATTTGTCGTACATCTACATCCGCGGTGAGTATATGTGGGTTTACAAAATCCTTGAAAGAGCCATCAAAGAAGCATACGCTGCAGGTTGGTTAGGAAAAAATATTTTAGGAACCGATTTCTCCCTTGATCTGCACGTACACTGTGGTGCCGGAGCATACATCTGCGGTGAGGAAACGGCCTTAATCGAATCACTGGAAGGAAAAAGAGGAAATCCAAGAATCAAACCGCCTTTCCCGGCTGTTAGTGGTTTATGGACCAATCCTACAGTGGTAAATAATGTTGAATCGATTTCAGCTGTGCCTTGGATTGTAATGAATTCAGGTGAAGAATATGCTAAAATCGGAGTAGGACGTTCTACCGGAACTAAATTGATTTCAGCTTCAGGCCATATCAAAAATCCTGGTGTATACGAAATTGAATTGGGATTGTCAGTGGAAGAATTCATGAACTCCGACGAGTATTTAGGCGGAATGATGAATGACAGACCATTGAAAGCATTAGTACCGGGAGGTTCATCGGTGCCAATTTTACCGGCAAACCTGATTTACAAAACCGCAGCAGGCGAAGACCGCCTTATGACATACGAATCGCTAAGCGACGGTGGTTTTGCAACAGGATCCATGCTAGGTTCAGGAGGATTTATCGTTTACAACGACACGACTTGTATCGTTAGAAACACTTGGAATTTCTCCCGTTTCTATCATCACGAATCTTGCGGCCAATGTACACCATGTCGTGAAGGAACAGGATGGTTGGAAAAAGTGCTACACCGCATCGAGCACGGGCACGGAAGAATGGAAGACATCGATTTACTTTGGGACATTCAGAGCAAAATCGAAGGGAACACAATCTGTCCGTTGGGTGATGCCGCTTCATGGCCGGTAGCTGCTGCTATTCGTCACTTCAGGGAAGAATTCGAATACCATATTCGTTTCCCTGAAAGAATAAAAAACAGGGATCACTTTGTGAACGAACCTTTTGAAAAAGTAAGAAACTTAGTTTAA
- the nuoE gene encoding complex I 24 kDa subunit family protein, translated as MEKYTYKQEINITPELMERINELASHYPEDKRKSALLPVLHEVQDAHDNWLSQDLQIRVAEILNIQPIEVFEVVTFYTMFNQKPIGKYMFEFCRTSCCMIRGAEDMMDYTCQKLGIKEGETTVDGMFTVVGVECLGACGYAPMMQLGDFYKEHLTKDKIDEIITDCRAGKITLHDK; from the coding sequence ATGGAAAAATACACCTACAAACAGGAAATAAACATTACTCCGGAATTGATGGAACGCATCAATGAGTTGGCCAGCCACTATCCGGAAGATAAAAGAAAATCGGCTTTATTGCCGGTGCTTCATGAAGTACAGGATGCTCATGACAACTGGTTAAGCCAGGATTTGCAAATAAGAGTTGCCGAGATTTTAAACATACAGCCTATTGAAGTTTTTGAAGTGGTTACTTTCTATACCATGTTCAACCAAAAGCCAATCGGAAAATACATGTTCGAATTCTGCCGAACTTCCTGCTGTATGATTCGCGGTGCCGAAGACATGATGGATTATACCTGTCAGAAACTTGGCATCAAAGAAGGTGAAACGACCGTTGACGGAATGTTTACCGTAGTAGGTGTGGAATGTTTAGGTGCTTGTGGCTATGCTCCGATGATGCAATTGGGTGACTTCTACAAAGAACACCTTACGAAAGACAAAATCGATGAAATCATTACCGACTGCAGAGCCGGTAAAATAACTTTACACGATAAATAA
- a CDS encoding NADH-quinone oxidoreductase subunit D — protein sequence MSDLLLPPEKRYANIINQRRNEDGSELSILNLGPTHPATHGIFQNILLMDGERIVDGEGTVGYIHRAFEKIAENRPFYQINVLTDRLNYCSSPINNMGWWMTLEKALGIEVPKRVQYMRVIVMELARIADHIICNSVLGVDTGALTGFLYVFQYREKIYEIYEEICGARLTTNMGRIGGFERDWSPAAWAKLDKFMEEFPPIWEQFENLLTRNRIFMDRTINVGAISAEKAISYGFTGPNLRASGIDYDVRVMQPYSSYEDFDFNIPVGKSGDTYDRFCVRNQEVWESLSIIKQALAKMPEGPYHADVPDYYLPPKEDVYTTMESLIYHFKIVMGEVPVPLTEVYHAVEGGNGELGFYLITDGSRTPYRLHFRRPCFIYYQAFNEMVKGQMLSDAIATLSSLNVIAGELDA from the coding sequence ATGTCAGACCTATTATTACCACCGGAAAAACGCTATGCCAACATCATCAATCAAAGAAGAAATGAGGATGGCAGCGAACTTTCTATACTGAATTTAGGACCTACTCACCCTGCTACTCACGGTATTTTCCAAAACATTCTTTTAATGGATGGAGAACGTATCGTGGACGGCGAAGGAACAGTTGGCTATATCCATAGAGCTTTCGAAAAAATTGCCGAAAACAGACCATTTTACCAAATCAACGTATTAACCGATCGTCTGAACTATTGTTCTTCTCCGATTAACAATATGGGCTGGTGGATGACATTGGAAAAAGCCTTGGGTATTGAAGTACCGAAACGCGTACAATACATGCGTGTTATCGTAATGGAATTGGCTCGTATAGCCGATCACATTATCTGTAACTCGGTTTTAGGTGTAGATACAGGAGCCCTGACAGGATTCTTATATGTATTCCAGTACCGCGAAAAAATATACGAAATCTATGAAGAAATTTGTGGTGCTCGTTTGACAACCAACATGGGCCGTATCGGTGGTTTTGAAAGAGACTGGAGCCCTGCCGCTTGGGCGAAACTGGATAAATTCATGGAAGAATTCCCTCCTATCTGGGAACAATTCGAAAACTTGTTAACGCGTAACCGTATCTTCATGGACCGTACCATTAATGTGGGCGCCATTTCAGCGGAAAAAGCCATTAGCTACGGATTTACAGGCCCGAACCTTCGCGCATCCGGTATAGACTATGATGTTCGTGTAATGCAGCCGTATTCTTCGTACGAAGATTTCGATTTTAATATTCCGGTTGGAAAATCAGGAGATACTTATGACCGTTTCTGTGTACGTAACCAGGAAGTTTGGGAAAGTTTAAGCATCATCAAACAGGCTTTGGCAAAAATGCCGGAGGGGCCTTATCATGCTGATGTTCCTGATTACTACCTTCCTCCAAAAGAAGATGTGTACACTACAATGGAATCGTTGATTTATCACTTTAAAATTGTAATGGGAGAAGTTCCGGTACCATTAACCGAAGTTTACCACGCGGTAGAAGGCGGAAACGGAGAATTAGGTTTCTACTTAATTACCGACGGAAGCCGTACCCCTTACCGTTTACATTTCAGAAGACCTTGCTTTATATACTATCAGGCTTTTAACGAAATGGTTAAAGGCCAGATGTTGTCCGACGCAATTGCAACCCTTTCAAGTTTGAACGTAATTGCCGGAGAATTAGACGCATAA
- a CDS encoding NADH-quinone oxidoreductase subunit C, translating to MALETSVIQNKLIEKFGLQVSDFVQIHDIFTFEVTPDSIVEVMRYLKEDPTLRFNFLTDVCGIHYPDYEVNRQFAVVYHMHNWIDNVRIRIKCYLNAENPEIDSVTDLFLGANWQERETYDFYGIIFKGHPQLKRILNMDEMTSFPLRKEFPLEDGGRTDKDDRFFGRTTQNR from the coding sequence ATGGCCTTAGAAACCTCGGTTATACAAAATAAACTAATTGAAAAATTCGGATTACAAGTGTCCGATTTCGTTCAAATCCACGATATTTTCACTTTTGAAGTAACGCCTGATTCCATCGTAGAAGTAATGCGTTATCTTAAAGAAGACCCAACGCTACGTTTCAACTTCCTTACTGATGTTTGTGGTATTCACTACCCTGACTATGAAGTAAACCGCCAATTTGCCGTGGTGTATCATATGCACAATTGGATTGACAATGTTCGTATCCGAATCAAATGTTACCTGAACGCAGAAAATCCTGAAATCGACTCAGTAACCGACCTATTCTTAGGGGCTAACTGGCAGGAAAGGGAAACCTATGATTTTTACGGAATCATCTTCAAAGGCCATCCGCAATTAAAGCGTATTTTAAACATGGATGAGATGACTTCTTTCCCGCTGCGAAAAGAATTCCCTTTAGAAGACGGAGGAAGAACCGACAAAGACGACCGTTTCTTCGGAAGAACTACACAAAACCGCTAA
- a CDS encoding NADH-quinone oxidoreductase subunit B, which produces MSDSSKYTTVAPPEGYAGEGFFATKLSDVVGLARANSLWPLPFATSCCGIEFMATMASHYDVARFGSERMSFSPRQADMLLVMGTIAKKMAPILREVYEQMSEPKWVIAVGACACSGGVFDTYSVLQGIDKVIPVDVYVPGCPPRPEQILDGIMKLQEIVKNESVRRRSSEEYNDLLGSYNIK; this is translated from the coding sequence ATGAGCGATTCATCAAAATATACAACGGTAGCCCCTCCGGAAGGATATGCTGGAGAAGGTTTTTTTGCTACCAAACTAAGTGATGTGGTAGGACTTGCAAGAGCGAATTCCCTTTGGCCTTTACCTTTTGCCACTTCTTGCTGCGGAATTGAATTCATGGCCACTATGGCATCGCACTATGACGTAGCGCGTTTCGGATCAGAGCGTATGAGTTTTTCCCCACGTCAGGCCGATATGCTTTTGGTTATGGGTACCATTGCCAAAAAAATGGCTCCGATTTTACGTGAAGTATACGAACAAATGTCAGAACCAAAATGGGTTATCGCTGTAGGTGCCTGTGCTTGTTCCGGCGGTGTTTTTGACACATATTCCGTACTTCAGGGAATTGACAAAGTAATTCCGGTAGACGTTTACGTTCCAGGATGTCCTCCAAGACCAGAACAAATCCTTGACGGTATCATGAAATTACAGGAAATTGTAAAAAATGAATCCGTAAGAAGAAGAAGTTCTGAAGAATACAACGATTTATTAGGTTCTTATAACATCAAATAA
- a CDS encoding NADH-quinone oxidoreductase subunit A, with protein MHTNQIDYIPIAMQLLLAVGFVVTTIIISGFLGPKRHSKNKDKTFECGIESVGNARIPFSVKYFLVAILFVLFDVEVIFMYPWAVNFREMGLEGLLKMGIFMTLLVIGFYYVIKKKGLEWE; from the coding sequence ATGCATACAAATCAAATCGATTACATTCCTATTGCGATGCAATTACTTTTGGCCGTGGGATTTGTGGTAACAACCATCATAATTTCAGGCTTTTTGGGACCGAAAAGACATTCTAAGAACAAGGATAAAACCTTTGAGTGCGGTATCGAGTCTGTAGGTAATGCCAGAATTCCTTTCTCGGTAAAATACTTCTTGGTTGCTATTCTTTTCGTGCTTTTCGATGTCGAAGTAATATTCATGTACCCTTGGGCAGTAAACTTCAGGGAAATGGGTCTTGAAGGACTGCTTAAAATGGGAATATTCATGACACTCTTGGTAATCGGTTTTTACTATGTTATCAAGAAAAAAGGTTTAGAGTGGGAATAA
- a CDS encoding cold-shock protein, which produces MRTGKVKFFIESKGYGFITDDETGKDIFVHATGLQAEGLSEGTRVSYVEEEGRKGKVAAEVAVIEN; this is translated from the coding sequence ATGCGAACAGGTAAAGTAAAATTCTTTATTGAATCTAAAGGTTATGGATTCATTACAGACGACGAAACAGGTAAAGACATCTTCGTTCACGCAACAGGTCTTCAAGCTGAAGGTTTAAGCGAAGGAACAAGAGTATCTTACGTTGAAGAAGAAGGAAGAAAAGGTAAAGTAGCTGCTGAAGTAGCAGTTATCGAAAACTAA
- the aspS gene encoding aspartate--tRNA ligase codes for MYRSHNCGALNASNINTEVTLAGWVQKSRDKGFMIWVDLRDRYGITQLIFDESRTDKAVFELAKTLGREFVIQVKGKVIERESKNPNMPTGDIEILVSELTVLNEAITPPFTIEDETDGGEDIRMKYRYLDIRRNPVKNSLLFRHKVAQEVRNYLSAQDFCEVETPYLIKSTPEGARDFVVPSRMNPGQFYALPQSPQTFKQLLMVGGMDKYFQIVKCFRDEDLRADRQPEFTQIDCEMAFVGQEDILNMFEGLTRHLLKEIKGIEVDKFPRMTYEHAMKTYGNDKPDIRFGMEFGELNAVTQHKDFGVFNSAELVVGIAVPGGAAYTRKEIDALIDWVKRPQVGASGMVYCKYEADGSLKSSVDKFYDQEDLKKWAEATGAKQGDIIFVLSGPANKTRAQLSALRMEVATRLGLRKPDEFAPLWVVDFPLLEFDEESGRYHAMHHPFTSPKPEDIDLLATEPGKVRANAYDMVLNGNEIGGGSIRIHDKETQQLMFKYLGFTEEEAKNQFGFLMDAFQFGAPPHGGLAFGLDRLVAILGGQETIRDFIAFPKNNSGRDVMIDAPSHIDDKQMDELSIKLDLKQ; via the coding sequence GTAACACTTGCGGGTTGGGTTCAAAAATCAAGAGACAAAGGTTTCATGATTTGGGTTGACCTTCGTGACCGTTACGGGATTACACAATTAATTTTCGATGAAAGCCGTACCGATAAAGCCGTATTTGAACTGGCCAAAACATTAGGCCGCGAATTCGTAATTCAGGTAAAAGGAAAAGTCATCGAACGTGAGTCGAAAAACCCGAACATGCCAACCGGTGATATTGAAATCCTGGTTTCGGAATTAACCGTTTTAAACGAAGCGATTACTCCCCCTTTCACTATCGAAGATGAAACAGACGGCGGTGAAGACATTCGTATGAAATACCGTTATTTGGATATCCGAAGAAATCCGGTTAAAAACAGTTTGTTATTCCGTCATAAAGTAGCACAGGAGGTACGCAATTATCTTTCGGCACAGGATTTCTGCGAAGTAGAAACACCTTATTTGATTAAATCGACTCCGGAAGGAGCACGTGATTTTGTAGTGCCTTCTCGTATGAATCCAGGACAGTTTTACGCCTTGCCACAATCACCGCAAACCTTCAAACAATTGTTGATGGTGGGCGGCATGGACAAATACTTCCAAATCGTAAAATGTTTCCGCGATGAGGATTTACGTGCGGACCGTCAGCCGGAATTTACGCAAATCGACTGTGAAATGGCTTTTGTAGGGCAAGAGGATATTTTGAATATGTTCGAAGGACTTACAAGACATTTATTAAAAGAAATAAAAGGTATCGAAGTAGATAAATTCCCGAGAATGACCTACGAACATGCCATGAAAACCTACGGTAACGACAAACCGGACATCCGTTTCGGAATGGAGTTTGGCGAATTAAATGCCGTTACACAACATAAAGATTTCGGCGTATTCAATTCGGCGGAATTAGTAGTTGGAATTGCTGTTCCGGGAGGAGCTGCTTATACGAGAAAAGAAATCGATGCTTTAATTGACTGGGTAAAACGACCTCAGGTTGGCGCTTCGGGAATGGTATACTGTAAATATGAAGCTGATGGAAGTCTTAAATCCTCTGTGGACAAATTCTACGATCAGGAAGATTTGAAGAAATGGGCCGAAGCGACAGGAGCAAAACAAGGCGATATTATTTTCGTGTTATCCGGACCGGCTAACAAAACCAGAGCACAATTAAGCGCACTTCGTATGGAAGTAGCTACACGCTTAGGACTGCGTAAACCGGATGAATTCGCTCCTTTATGGGTTGTTGATTTCCCGTTGTTGGAATTCGATGAAGAAAGTGGACGTTATCACGCGATGCACCACCCGTTCACGTCACCTAAACCGGAGGACATTGACTTATTAGCTACCGAACCAGGTAAAGTACGCGCCAATGCCTACGACATGGTTTTGAACGGAAACGAAATCGGAGGAGGTTCTATCCGTATCCACGATAAAGAAACACAACAATTAATGTTCAAGTATTTAGGTTTCACCGAAGAAGAAGCAAAAAACCAATTTGGATTCCTAATGGACGCTTTCCAGTTCGGCGCACCGCCGCACGGAGGTTTAGCCTTTGGATTGGATAGATTGGTAGCGATTTTGGGCGGACAGGAAACCATCAGGGATTTCATTGCCTTTCCAAAAAACAACTCAGGAAGAGATGTTATGATTGATGCACCATCCCACATAGACGACAAGCAAATGGATGAATTATCCATAAAACTTGACTTAAAACAATAA